The following proteins are encoded in a genomic region of Prionailurus viverrinus isolate Anna chromosome E3, UM_Priviv_1.0, whole genome shotgun sequence:
- the MDH2 gene encoding malate dehydrogenase, mitochondrial has translation MLSALARPAGAALRRSFSTSAQNNAKVAVLGASGGIGQPLSLLLKNSPLVSRLTLYDIAHTPGVAADLSHIETRAAVKGYLGPEQLPDCLKGCDVVVIPAGVPRKPGMTRDDLFNTNASIVATLTAACAQHCPEAMICIISNPVNSTIPITAEVFKKHGVYNPNKIFGVTTLDIVRANTFIAELKGLDPARVNVPVIGGHAGKTIIPLISQCTPKVDLPQDQLTAVTGRIQEAGTEVVKAKAGAGSATLSMAYAGARFVFSLVDAINGKEGVVECSFVKSQETDCPYFSTPLLLGKKGIEKNLGIGKISPFEEKMIAEALPELKASIKKGEEFVKNMK, from the exons ATGCTGTCCGCCCTCGCCCGCCCTGCCGGCGCCGCTCTCCGCCGCAGCTTCAGCACCTCAGCCCAG AACAATGCTAAAGTAGCCGTGTTAGGGGCTTCTGGAGGAATTGGGCAGCCGCTTTCGCTTCTCCTCAAGAACAGCCCCTTGGTGAGCCGCCTGACCCTCTACGACATTGCTCACACACCCGGAGTGGCTGCAGATCTGAGCCACATCGAGACCAGAGCAGCTGTGAAAG GCTACCTCGGACCTGAGCAGCTGCCAGACTGCCTGAAAGGTTGTGATGTGGTGGTTATTCCCGCAGGAGTCCCGAGAAAACCAG GCATGACACGGGATGATCTGTTCAACACCAATGCCTCCATCGTGGCCACCCTGACCGCTGCCTGCGCCCAGCATTGCCCCGAGGCCATGATCTGCATCATTTCAAACCCG GTTAACTCCACCATCCCGATTACGGCGGAAGTTTTCAAGAAGCATGGAGTATACAACCCCAATAAAATCTTCGGGGTGACAACCCTGGACATTGTCAGAGCCAACACTTTTATTGCAGAACTGAAG GGTTTGGATCCAGCTCGAGTCAATGTTCCTGTCATTGGCGGCCATGCTGGGAAGACCATCATCCCCCTGATCTCTCAG TGTACTCCCAAGGTGGACCTACCCCAGGACCAGCTGACAGCCGTCACTGGGCGGATCCAGGAGGCCGGCACGGAGGTGGTGAAGGCCAAAGCTGGAGCAG GCTCTGCCACCCTGTCCATGGCATACGCCGGAGCCCGGTTTGTCTTCTCCCTCGTGGATGCCATCAACGGAAAGGAAGGAGTTGTCGAATGTTCCTTCGTTAAatcccaagaaacagactgtccCTATTTCTCCACACCTTTACTGCTGGGG aAAAAGGGCATCGAGAAGAACCTAGGCATCGGCAAGATCTCTCCTTTCGAAGAGAAGATGATCGCCGAAGCCCTCCCTGAGCTGAAGGCCTCCATCAAGAAAGGAGAAGAGTTCGTGAAGAACATGAAATGA